In the genome of bacterium, the window AAGGCCCTCACCTTTGAAATTCCATTCCTTGCTGCTGAAGCGGGACTTGAAATCCTCATACTCGGGCAGGGCGGCGAAACGTTCGAGGGCCTCCTCGTCCGACAGGCGCACCGCGGCCAGCTCGATATGCTCGGAGGCATCGATGGTGAACATGGTGTAGCCCTTGCGCCAGCAGTCCAGCACCTCGTGCACCTGCTTGATATGGTCGGCATCCGCGGCGAAAGTATCGGTCCAGCCGGCCTGGAACGCGCCCCAGCCGGCGTCGTCGATCACATCCTGCGGCTTGCGCTCGGTGCGCCCCAGCTCGCGCATAGACTGCTGGGCCAGCACCGGGAAAATATCGTAGCGGGCGAAAGCGCGCAGGTGGCCGGGCGTGGCCACGCCCAGACGGTCCCCGACTCCGAAGCTGGCCCGTCGGCCGATAGTGACCGGCGCGGTCCAGGGGAAAGTCTCGCGCAGGGCGGCGGAGTTGGCCGCGTTCTGCGGGCAGAGTTTCACACCCTCCACACTCTCGCCCTCGAAACGCGCGGCAGCCGGGCCGCCACCCACGACAGCCAGGCGCTTGCAGCCGTCCAGGCGCACTGCGGCGAAAAGCGCCCCCCCGGCGTGCTTGACCGAGGCGGCGTACACTCCCGGCACTGCGGCCAGAGATTCCGCCCCGGAGGCGGCGGCCGCTTTAAGCGCAGCGGCCAGATTCTTCTCGGCAGGTTGCATGAGATAGACCTCCAATTGGATTATATTCGCACTTCACTGTTATATCCCGGCATTCTGTAGGGGCGGACCCATGTGTCCGTCCGGGCGCACATGCGGGTGCGCCCCATAAAACACATCATGGGCACGGTGCACCGTGCCCCTACATTTAAATACTAAGATTCTCTCCCTACCGCCTCAGCCGACCTTGTACTCGGCGCACCTGCGGGGCAGCCATTTCTTGGCGAACCGCATGAAATACGGCAGCCCGTCCTTGACCGGCACC includes:
- a CDS encoding tagaturonate epimerase family protein; amino-acid sequence: MQPAEKNLAAALKAAAASGAESLAAVPGVYAASVKHAGGALFAAVRLDGCKRLAVVGGGPAAARFEGESVEGVKLCPQNAANSAALRETFPWTAPVTIGRRASFGVGDRLGVATPGHLRAFARYDIFPVLAQQSMRELGRTERKPQDVIDDAGWGAFQAGWTDTFAADADHIKQVHEVLDCWRKGYTMFTIDASEHIELAAVRLSDEEALERFAALPEYEDFKSRFSSKEWNFKGEGLSLSISFTPAQLARCALVYHKAVAHMALIYRELSAAAGNPLESFDFEV